Within the Phaseolus vulgaris cultivar G19833 chromosome 9, P. vulgaris v2.0, whole genome shotgun sequence genome, the region AATGCTAAGAATTACTACCAAACCACTACTGTAATGTAAAGGCTTATTAGCAAAATGCATGTGGACTGATTACTAATGAGGAGTTTAGAGTCGAATTGAATTTTCACAATCTTGCTTGTGGTTTATTCTTATAGTATTCATTGTTTTGGATTTCTCAATAGTAGAACAGTATGATAATTGATAAGATATCTTGTTCTTGTGTGATTAACCCCTTTATGACCATGGCGTTGACTCAAATATGGAGTGGACCCTATGAATTTTTCACGCGGTCTGCTTGCTTGTTTTGTAGATCAGGGATGGAAAAGTTAAAGTTCTTACCCCAAGGGAAGCTGGGTACGCAGTTCAGCTTTCAAGCAAGCCCCTTCTAGATGTCCGTCCCTCGAATGAACACAAAAAGGTTTGTCTTTGAAATCAGGTGTTGCTTTTGTTTACCTTTTAGCGATTGCATTATAGCAGGGGAATATAAGTGGAACAATTTGACATTTTATACACGTTATTGCTGTGGTCAGACATCATCGAAGCTAATTACCATGATGGTAATTGATCTTGGTAGCTGTAAAGAAAGCATCAGATGCATTTCCCTATGAATTTAACTTTGTtcataatactattttttttcttattgcaAATAAGTAATTGAACTCTTTTGcctgtattttcgcttcattgTTGTGATCTTTGCTTGTTCTTTTTGTGCATTTTGAAGGCATGGGTGAGAGCTTCAACCTGGATTCCTATATTTGATGTTGATAATAAGCTAGATTTTGGAACCGTTCCCAGAAAAGTCACAAATTTTGTTATGGGTATTAAAAATTCCATGCCGACTCTTTCATTATTAATTCTTTTGATAgactttttaaatttgtaaaataaattggAACATTTCATTAGACATGTACTAATATCACTTCTTTTGTGTTGAACAGGAGGTTGGTGGAGTGGCATGCCTACACTATCTTATGACAGGTATCATAAACTATCATTTGCTCTTCTGATTTGTTCTCTATGTACATGGTTTATAATTCATGTCTTTCTTCTCTTCAACAGCCAGTTCTTAGCCAAAGTTGCGGAAAAGTTCCCCAAAGATTCTGAATTAATTGTTGGATGCCAGAAGGGACTGAGGTGAGATTTATACACTCAATTGATTGAATGCACCCTCAATTTTGTTGTTTCTGATTCTTATTGTCTGTttggttaaaatttatttggtACTTCCTCTGGCACTTTTAATCCTATTCCAGTTTTCCAATCTTTGGCTCCTTGAATTCTGGTGTATGAAAGAATCTCTGATTGTTTAACTAGTATCAAATTAACAACACAGTTTTTGTATAGTTTATTGAACTTCATTTTCTTGCTAGATCACTTGCTGCTTGTGAACTACTGTATAATGCTGGTTATAAAAATCTGTTTTGGGTTCAAGGAGGATTTGAAGCTGCTGAAGAAGAGGCATGTTTTCCTGTTTAAATTTTCTGGAATTTGTATTTGATTTACTTTAATCAAGCATGGGAAAAGAAAATTGGCTGATCTGGTGAGCTCATTCCTTTTTTACCTAATTTAATTTGGAGCAGGATCTCATTGTAGAGGGCCCAACACCTCTCAAATTTGCTGGAATTGGTGGCGTGTCAGAATTCCTTGGGTGACtatttaagttattttataaTCTATACTGTTAGCAATGTTTTTACAATGAATTCTTGCCACATTAGAATGTTATACATACTTTTACGGGCCTCAATGACATAGGTAGGCCTTTGAAATATTTCTACCGCAGGAGGGGCGAAAAGGGCACTGGCAGGAATGAGTTTGTTATGCTGAGTGGTGGTAACTTACTGCACACATGGCATATTGAGATGGCGAAAATCTCTATGAGAGAAAAACATAATAAAGAGCTAGTAGTAGGGAGAGAGAGGGAGGCAATCATTTTGGTAATTGTGGGTATGATTATTGTCACAAGGCAGGGAGAGAATTCTCTGATTTACCttattttttggtttttgtCACCTTGAGTAATACTAGGACCTAccaatatggtatcaaagctcCCAATCTTGGGAGCCTTTGGATGGTGTTGACATGGAAAGCGTGGAACAAAGGTTGGAAGGGCTGCAAGCCTCCATCTAGAAAACTTTCCACAAACAGTTAGAAGAAATGATGAGGGTGATGTTGGAAAGATTTCAGTCAGCGTCAATGGAAAACCCATATGAAGCTTTAAAGGGTCTGAGACAAAAGGTTCATTCATGGAGTATCTGAGTAGTTCAAACTTCTTTCAACTCTCCAATTTGTAGACGAGGGTTCATGAAGGTAGCTTTCATGAATGGTTTGAAGGACGAGGTCACGATAGTTAGCTCGGGAGATCTACTAACTTTGATGGAGATGACACAAAAAGTGGAAAAAAGGTATCACTTACTGGGTCGATGACATGAGTTCGTGGGCTAGCTACACAAAAACCAGTTTGGGCCGGAAGAAGAGTTGGGGCCCAAGATCTCTCGAGGAGAAATCTCCCACACTCTCATTCAGGTGAGAGTCGAGGAGAGCCCAACCAAATAGGGGCAAACTCAGGAGAAAAAAGTGCCACAAACTCAAATCAAAGAGGATGGAGCTTCAAAAAATTGAAAGAGGAGGAAGATAATGATAGGAGATGAAGGAATTTGTGTTTCTGGTGTGAAAAGCCTTACACTCATGGCAACATGTGTCGCAATAAGCAACTTCATGTGATTTTATTTGGTGAGagggagaaagaagagaaggatAGTTAGGGCGAGGAAGGTAATGGAGGGGTAGATGAATATGCGTCTACATGCAAGTAACATTACGTGGATGATTTCAAAATATTCCCTAAAGTTATGGGGAACTATCACGGGCAAGAAGGTCATAGTTTTGGTGGACTCCAATGCCTCATAATTTTTTGTCCTCGAGTCTAATTGTGGAGATGAATATTCCATTAAAGGAGACCAAGGGTTATTTTGTGGAGGTTGGGAGTGGCCAGAGGTTAGGAAGCCAGGGAGTTTGTAAAGGGGTGGAGTTTTAATTGAAGATAGAGCTagatttctttttatttgagTTGGTAGGGGTGGATGTAATTTTGGGATATGAATGGCTAAAATGTTTAGGCAAGTTTTTGGCAGATTTTCAACAACACTTAATAGAGGTGCTAAAGGATGGTTGAGTAATTGAAATTGAGGGTGATACAACTTTATCCAGAACTATGACATCCTTAAAAGCTGGAAAGGAGTTAAGGAATGAGGTAGAAGCTTTTTATGTTGACTGGGGATGATGAATGTGATTAACATGGAGTCATCCCTTAATTTTAATAGAAGAGACccttgaaaatttaaaagagcTATTATTGGAATTCAAACATCTGTTAAAGGAGAGCACCACTTTACCACCCAAGAGAGAATGTGACCAAGCAATTGCCTTAAAGGAAGGAGCTCAAATTCCCATTATTCGTCCCTGTAGGCATCCTCATAGTCATAAAAAAGAGATTGAGAAATTTGTTCATGATATGTTGGCTTCAGGTTTGCTTCTACCTAGCACTAGTTCTTATGATAGTCCATTAATTTTGGTTAAGAAAAAAGATGGTAGCTAATGCATTTGTGTGGATTATAAGGCTCTGAATAGGATCACCTTTCCAAATAAGTTTCCCATTCTGGTTACCGAGGAGTTATTGAATTGGCTTGGAGGGGATACCATTGTTTCCAAGTTGGATCTCAAGTCTCCAAATTGGAGGGGATACCACATGCTATCATTAGAAATGCATGTGGAAAGAGGATATTCATAAGACAAAATTTTGGACACATGAAGGGCATTACAAATACCTACTAATGCCATTTGGCCTCACAAATGCTCCTTCCACATTCTAAGCTTTCATGAACAACATATTCCGATCATATTTGCGgagatttgtttttttttttgacatTCTCATGTACtacaaagattttaattcacatATTGCCCATTTCAAGGTGGTTTTTCCGTTGTTACAACGACATAAAAAGTAAGGCAGCAGATGCATTATTTCACGTAATGGACTATGGTGCAATTTCAATGGTCATCAATGCTGATTTGGTGGAAATAATAAAGAATTTGTGGTTGATGAGCTGCTTTGGGGGATTATGCTGGAGATTGTGAGGGATCCAAAGTCACATCCtcattatttagtttctaaaggTTGTCTTTGGTTCAAAGCACAAGGGAGAATGAAAGAACAGGCTCACAGGGGTAGGTGGAATTTCAGGTAAGAGACATGATGTACTTGAAAGCCCAGCCCTATAAATTATGGTAACTAGCTAGACACATTAATGAAAAACTCAGTCCTAAGTTCTATGGGCCATTCAAGGTCTTTTGGACAGAATTGGGAAAGTGGAAATTACAACTGCCAGACAACTCAAGATTGCACGCGGTGTTCCATGTTTCACAGTTAAAGAAGGCTTTACCATCCTACCAACTGAGTCAAGAACTTCCCAAGTTCCTCTCAAATGAGTTTGAATTGATGGTGGAACCAGAGCAAGTGTTGGCTACAAGGAAACTGCTGAATGGGAAGTGGCAAGTACTGATAAAATGGACTGACTTGCCCACATAAGATAGCTCCTGGGAAGATTATGAGGTTATTCAGGCTGTTTTTCCCCTATTCCACCTTGCAGACAAGATGTCGCTTGTTGGGGAGGGTATTGATGGGCCTCAACGGCACAGGTCTTTGAATTATTTCTACCACAGGAGTAGCAAAAAGGACACTGGCAGGAATGAGTCTATTATGCTGAGTGGTAGTAACTAACTGCACATGTGGTAGATTGAGATAGCAGAAATCTGTGGGAGAAAAAAGAGAACAAAGAGCTAGGGGGGGGGGAGAGAGAGAGGGAGGCAATCATTTTGGTAATTGTGGGGTGATTATTGTGACAGACAGAGCAGGGGAGAATTCTCTGATTTACtatttttctggtttttgtCACCTTGAGTAATACCAAGATCTATCATACTTCTTACACATTTATAATTGATTGGAAACACCAGTACAAAATCTTTGTTCAAAATCACCCTATTATGGTTTGATTATGACTTGGACCAGGGTTTTAAATAGCATGCAATATTGGGGTAACAGTATAAGAACCTCTATTCACTACAGGGGAGGCTGAAAAATGGATATTTTACAATCCTTACTGTCCATCTTGAAGGGTCATCTTTGGgattttaatttccaaaattgAAATCCATAGATGTAATAATAGtgaaaagataaagaagactTGGCTTTAGAAGATGATGACTGATGATTCCAATCTAGGAAACTTGTATTTGATTTCTGTTGGTCTTTACTTGTATGTTTTGTTTAAGACATCTATGCCTTCATATTGTTAACTATGaatgttttaattttgagaaactTTTATCATTTTTGAGAACTATGTGTATATTATACAAACCATAAAAAAATTCGAAATGCATCTGTTCTGCTATCTGCCATAGTGTTTCTGGAACCAGCTGCTACACCCCACTATCCAGGATTTTAAACAttgactttgaaaaaaaatacattataggTTATGCATATTGAAGCTCCATGAATGATGAAATTTGTTGTCTGGCAGATGATAAGcagtttttataaaaactttgagctaaaattgtaaatattttctCACAAGTTTAGCTTCCGTTCATCCTTGGTGCAGAAAACTGTAGAGATAGGGGAAATGCGTTTTGTATTTTCAGATTGCCTAGAATTCATCATAAATGATTCTGTCAATGTTTGCTGGCAATCGTAACACAAAGCTGCGTAGCCTAATTTCCTGGTTACGTCACAATAAAAATTTTAACATCAAGTGAATTTTAGAATTATAGGTTGAGTTCAAGAGGAGGGGTACATTGAACTATGGAATAAGATGAGTAATTTTTACTAGATCAAGGtttacaaatatttgagatGCAATATTAAGGGTTTTTTAAGTTCCAAAAATATCAAGTATGGATAATGAATAGTATATCAATAGAAAAGGAACGAGAGAAGAGAATAATACCAGAATTTGTACTGGTTCACTCTAGCACAAGTTCCAATTGCCTGACCACCATGATTAGACAAGTGCACTATATTTTCAAGTTTTACAAGAACCCttcaagaaaacaagaaaatacAATACACACAACAAaatcttgaaccctacaagattTTCTATCAACACTTGTGAAACCCTATCACAAGCACTCTTAACAACCCCACTCAAGATCAAATACACTAGAGAAATTATTAAAAGGAACAAGATCACCTGGACAAGTTGTAACacaagatgaagaaaaaatataaaggtGATTACAATGTGATTTGCTCAATCTGTTATCTTGAAGTAACTGATTCACTAAAGAAGTGCTCAATCTATTATGTTTAGAAATGATTTAGAACTTTTTCCAATTTTTATATGATTGATTACAGATTGATTGAGATATCTCTTATATAAAGTCGTCAGTTTTAATCGATTAAAATATGTTCTAATCCATTAAAACATAAATTGATGTCCTGTTGCAGATTTTAATCCCGTAAAACTATGAAATGTTTAAGtggttttaatcaattaatttgtatttttaattgattaaagtGTTCTTTCTTGCAAACTCAGCAAATCTAAAAAcattttatcaaattaaaacactttttaatctattaaaacaGAACTTAACATTTCAAACAAGGCTAAAATATTTCCAAATAAAGCACCTACTTAACCAAAGTAGGATCAAGGATTTACAACATATCACAAATTACAACCCAAACTCAAGATTAACATCTTCAACCAACCATAACACATCGTTACGAAGCTACGGAAGGTAAATAGGGAtgtatgaagaaaaagaagatgggTAATAGTTTTGTATGAGGAATATTAAAGAAggagaaaaaatgaaatatgaaaggtttttttgtaaaaatgtGAAGAAACACATGGTCGTGCAAATAGCCTCTCTTTAAATTAATTCTTATTGATTCACACATTGCAGAAAGCTTCTATAACCTGAGAAGCTAAAGGAGTGGTGGTGAATTATAATGAGACAAATATACACATATACTGACACCTTGCATCATCATAATCATAGCATATTATGGTTGGAAGTATCAAATCTTCAAGCTTGGTAGCATAAAATCTTTAAACTTTAAGTTTCTATATCAACAGAGAATACTATGCAGATTTGAGTAATGATCTAGTCTCTAGTTGATGAAGATTTATATGTAGCCGGTTGTTCATTGCTTGTTGCACAGAATTTCATGatagttttatataattttgattacaATTTGCAGCCTTCAAATgtgattttatatattaaaaaaattaggataTGGTTGCAAATTTCTTGACTTCATAACTATTTCCAGTTGGACTGATCAACAAAGAGCAGCTGCAGCCAAGGAAGGTTGGGGATATAGATTAGTGTTTTCTGCACGCCTGGTATTTTATCCATTGTGGACCTTCActtgtatattttatttcttaatctGGACATTCACAAGTTTGACATTTGTTGCATAGATTGGAGTCTTTCTTGTTGCCGATGTGCTATATATTGGTGCTCAGCAAATTGGGCACTATCTTCAGGATATCCGGACCCATTGAAGTAAGTTTTTGATTAATCCCCACGAAGACAATATTCCTTGTGGATGGGCATATACAGACAGCAGGATAAACAACAATTTTGGATGCTGACCCTTGGTAGAGTCTCAATGCTCATCCTTCACTTAATATGATTTGCTAGCAGACGCTTTCTGAGATTGTCATATTTGCCCCATATTATTTTCACTACTGGATTGTAAATGCAACTAGTTAGGCAGCCATTTTAATGTAGATTTCTTCCATGTGTCTCTGTACTAATACCTTTTGGCCAAATGCTTCTTCTTTTCTTAGAATTTTCCATTAAAAGAAAATCAACTGTCATATAATCATATTACTGTTCCATTAATGTTACTGTTTTGGTTATGTGTATATACTGTAAATGGCCATGTGTGATATACTAGATTAGTTCCCAATCCTGGTTATATTGTTGCAGAAGTCTTCTGGTGACTGTGACTGTTCAATGTGTTGTGTTTGTATCCATTTAGCATTTCTTCATTCCGTTGTTTTGAAATATTTCTGTTGTCTTTGAAGTTAGATGATCAATTCTGAATTGTAGTGACATATCTCTTTGCACCACAGGATGTATTCTTAGTGATTTTCATTGTTAAACCGAGTAAATAAAACTAATCATTCTGTTTGATTAGCTGGATCTTTGAAAATTTGAGGTAATTTAGTTTAGCAGAATAGCAAAACTTATAAATGCTGAATTGGCATACGCTTGCCAGCTCCGTATTTCTCTCTTAATCTAGCTGATTGGTGCGTCATAAACGATTTTGGAAACTCTTAAACAGCATAAATTGCATGCAACACATTCTTAGTCAAATAATGACAAAATAATATCAAGTTATTTgtaaattgtaagttatttttttgCTAAAATTAGTCCATCATTGGAAACAAAATGAGAAAATGAAACgttggagatcctacatcgactagaaattagtacatttcattgtatataagtgggtgtaaacttCACCCCATGAactggttttatggggttgagttaggtttaaagtccactttgtaatacggtatcagagtcattttcgagtctatcctagcgaatGTTTGTTGGTcttatcaggtcacccgctatcgggctgatatcggaccacccataacatGTTATCCCACGCACAAGCTGATTAgtacatttcattgtatataagtgggtggaaacctcactccatgagccgattttatggggttgagttagacttaaaaaatcaatttaatccctttcaaatataattttacaacttttttttatcatatataataatatattaaaggGGTGTTTCTTTCAGTACCTCGTCAATTTTTTTCTGCATTCcatcaattaagaaaaaaatattaaaatgtccTATCTAACTTTTTCCATAATATACTTTGGAAAAATTATTCCACAAAACACATTCtagaatatatataatattttttggaaagtttattctgaaaattttgtttcagaaaatgttttttaaaaatatattttatgaatttccAAAAGTATGTTttggaaatattttaaaaaactaatctATAAGTCATTttcaaaaaagataaaagagtCTTTTTGAAATTGTCGGGTTACAAGGAAAAAACTGTTGTTATGAAGGAAGAAACacccatataaaaaaatataagattttgATATATACATTTTTTGTATTTGATATTATCTgtgtaactttttttaataaatatctatttaatttatttaactttaaaTCACTCAAATTATTAACTGCAACTGAAAACCATTCACTTTATAATTTAgcttttactaatttttttatttttaaaaataaagagaaacaCAAAGTGTATCTTTTCTTTTAgtgattataatttaaattactaaatacatttaaatagtaatataaaaaaaaatctttaatcaGATTATAATTCTTAAAAACGATATCATCCATAATTTTGGATTGTAAGAGATGTATTCAGATGATATTACTTTTATAAGATTATACATGGTTGATAGATAAAAGTTACATGAAGGATTGATGGAAAAATGTCATACAAACAAATTGtcctaaattaaattaagaggtGAGTGACGTCTTACATGATTTGTGTTAATGCAAAGCTATAATATGAATTTggttacaaaaaaaaaaataaaaatgaaaccaTATGCAAATTGTATGCCACCGAAAGGTGAATGATGGACGTTTTAATTTTTCCCTCTCACACCAAATATTGAGAAATTGTTAAATGAATCCTATTATCAATCTTAGTTGAAGAAGTAACCATTAACTTACAACTATATAAATTCATATCTCATTTATCTCTTTttacgataaaaaaaaacatctgtcttttaaaatatttcttaactAAGACTTTTgactataataaattttttgtttaagATACAAGGATGATCTTCACAATA harbors:
- the LOC137820395 gene encoding rhodanese-like domain-containing protein 11, chloroplastic, whose protein sequence is MEALSLLPINTLTNNHISLSASSNYASLSSSLQLNPSVKARTLTLRKSLVRVQAENEDYELKQVRDMAAARKRWEALIRDGKVKVLTPREAGYAVQLSSKPLLDVRPSNEHKKAWVRASTWIPIFDVDNKLDFGTVPRKVTNFVMGGWWSGMPTLSYDSQFLAKVAEKFPKDSELIVGCQKGLRSLAACELLYNAGYKNLFWVQGGFEAAEEEDLIVEGPTPLKFAGIGGVSEFLGWTDQQRAAAAKEGWGYRLVFSARLIGVFLVADVLYIGAQQIGHYLQDIRTH